The proteins below are encoded in one region of Mauremys reevesii isolate NIE-2019 linkage group 15, ASM1616193v1, whole genome shotgun sequence:
- the LOC120383913 gene encoding zinc finger protein RFP-like isoform X2, with product MAAENPVESLQEEVTCPVCLEYFTEPVSLECGHNFCRACIAQCWEGSDTAASCPQCRETVQQGNLRPNKQLANVIEIAKRLSLQPAKGTGGDGVCREQQEALKMFCEEDQTPICVVCDRSRAHHAHTVVPIQEAAQEYKEGIQAHLKILREEREKLLGLKAIGEGNSQEYLKQTQTERQKIVSEFQELREFLEEQERLLLAQLEKLDEEIVRIQNENDIRRTLSRCEKGKFQQPEEISPELEERVSDFSQKTIVLLETLGKFKDTLPSALEMKRGASLGTFRQVNVTLDPDTAHPDLILSEDWKRLRLGDTRQQLPNNPERFDPWPCVLGCEGFTSGRHCWEVEVEVGDGRCWAVGVARESVGRKGEISTSPEGGIWAVRRLGNRFRALTSPVTRLPLSRAPSRIRVCLDCDRGQVTFIDAGDEAPIFTFPPGPIPGERIRPWFWVGMGSQLRLCP from the exons atggctgcagagaaccccgtggaaagtctccaggaggaagtgacatgtcccgtctgtctggagtatttcacagaacctgtcagtctggagtgtgggcacaatttctgccgagcctgcatcgcCCAGTGCTGGGAAGGATCCGAtacagccgcctcctgccctcagtgcagagaaactgtgcaacagggaaacctcaggcccaacaAGCAGCTGGCAAATGTCATAGAAATCGCCAAGCGGTTGAGTTTACAACCAGcaaagggaacaggaggggacGGGGTGTGCAGGGAACAACAGGAGGCTCTGAAaatgttctgtgaagaggatcaaaccccCATCTGTGTGGTGTGCGACAGATCCCGGGCTCACCACGCTCACACGGTGGTTCCCATccaggaggctgcccaggagtacaag GAAGGAATCCAGGCCCATTTGAAGAttctgagggaagagagagaaaagctgctgggattgaaaGCGATTGGAGAGGGGAATAGCCAGGAGtatctg aaacaaacacaaaccgagaggcagaagattgtgtccGAATTTCAGGAACTGCGggagttcctggaggaacaagagcgactcctgctggcccagctggagaagctggatgaggagattgtgaggatccagaatgaaaat gATATTAGAAGGACCTTGAGCAG GTGTgagaaggggaagttccagcagccagaggagatttctcctgaactggaagaGCGAGTCAGTGATTTCTCCCAGAAAACGATTGTGCTACTGGAGACTCtggggaagttcaaag ACACTCTGCCGTCTGCACTAGAGATGAAAAGAGGAGCATCCCTAGGAACATTCAGACAGG tgaatgtgactctggatccagacacggctcatcctgACCTCATCCTGTCTGAGGATTGGAAACGTTTGAGATTGGGAGACACACGGCAGCAactgcccaacaaccctgagagatttgacccttggccctgtgtgctgggctgtgagggattcacctcggggagacattgctgggaggtggaggtggaggtgggggatgggcgatgctgggctgtgggggtggccagagagtctgtggggaggaagggagagatcagcactagccctgagggggggatctgggctgtgagGCGCTTGGGGAATCGGTtccgggctctcacctcccctgtgacccgcctgcccctgagccgggcccccagcaggatccgggtttgtctggactgtgaccgggggcaggtgacatttatcgatgctggtgacgaggccccgatcttcactttcccgccgggccccatccctggggagagaatccgaccctggttctgggtggggatgggatcccagctcagactgtgtccctga
- the LOC120383913 gene encoding zinc finger protein RFP-like isoform X1 → MAAENPVESLQEEVTCPVCLEYFTEPVSLECGHNFCRACIAQCWEGSDTAASCPQCRETVQQGNLRPNKQLANVIEIAKRLSLQPAKGTGGDGVCREQQEALKMFCEEDQTPICVVCDRSRAHHAHTVVPIQEAAQEYKEGIQAHLKILREEREKLLGLKAIGEGNSQEYLKQTQTERQKIVSEFQELREFLEEQERLLLAQLEKLDEEIVRIQNENVSKLSEQISYLSELISEMEGKCQKPASEFLQDIRRTLSRCEKGKFQQPEEISPELEERVSDFSQKTIVLLETLGKFKDTLPSALEMKRGASLGTFRQVNVTLDPDTAHPDLILSEDWKRLRLGDTRQQLPNNPERFDPWPCVLGCEGFTSGRHCWEVEVEVGDGRCWAVGVARESVGRKGEISTSPEGGIWAVRRLGNRFRALTSPVTRLPLSRAPSRIRVCLDCDRGQVTFIDAGDEAPIFTFPPGPIPGERIRPWFWVGMGSQLRLCP, encoded by the exons atggctgcagagaaccccgtggaaagtctccaggaggaagtgacatgtcccgtctgtctggagtatttcacagaacctgtcagtctggagtgtgggcacaatttctgccgagcctgcatcgcCCAGTGCTGGGAAGGATCCGAtacagccgcctcctgccctcagtgcagagaaactgtgcaacagggaaacctcaggcccaacaAGCAGCTGGCAAATGTCATAGAAATCGCCAAGCGGTTGAGTTTACAACCAGcaaagggaacaggaggggacGGGGTGTGCAGGGAACAACAGGAGGCTCTGAAaatgttctgtgaagaggatcaaaccccCATCTGTGTGGTGTGCGACAGATCCCGGGCTCACCACGCTCACACGGTGGTTCCCATccaggaggctgcccaggagtacaag GAAGGAATCCAGGCCCATTTGAAGAttctgagggaagagagagaaaagctgctgggattgaaaGCGATTGGAGAGGGGAATAGCCAGGAGtatctg aaacaaacacaaaccgagaggcagaagattgtgtccGAATTTCAGGAACTGCGggagttcctggaggaacaagagcgactcctgctggcccagctggagaagctggatgaggagattgtgaggatccagaatgaaaatgtcagtaaactctCAGAGCAGATTTCCTATCTCAGTGAGTTGATCAGTGAGAtggaggggaagtgtcagaagccagcaagtgaattcctgcag gATATTAGAAGGACCTTGAGCAG GTGTgagaaggggaagttccagcagccagaggagatttctcctgaactggaagaGCGAGTCAGTGATTTCTCCCAGAAAACGATTGTGCTACTGGAGACTCtggggaagttcaaag ACACTCTGCCGTCTGCACTAGAGATGAAAAGAGGAGCATCCCTAGGAACATTCAGACAGG tgaatgtgactctggatccagacacggctcatcctgACCTCATCCTGTCTGAGGATTGGAAACGTTTGAGATTGGGAGACACACGGCAGCAactgcccaacaaccctgagagatttgacccttggccctgtgtgctgggctgtgagggattcacctcggggagacattgctgggaggtggaggtggaggtgggggatgggcgatgctgggctgtgggggtggccagagagtctgtggggaggaagggagagatcagcactagccctgagggggggatctgggctgtgagGCGCTTGGGGAATCGGTtccgggctctcacctcccctgtgacccgcctgcccctgagccgggcccccagcaggatccgggtttgtctggactgtgaccgggggcaggtgacatttatcgatgctggtgacgaggccccgatcttcactttcccgccgggccccatccctggggagagaatccgaccctggttctgggtggggatgggatcccagctcagactgtgtccctga